In the Parasteatoda tepidariorum isolate YZ-2023 chromosome 3, CAS_Ptep_4.0, whole genome shotgun sequence genome, one interval contains:
- the LOC107447422 gene encoding glutathione S-transferase 1-like: protein MGIILYEMECSPPCAAVRMTLGHLGIKVESKLLDYYANDHMKPEYLKINPQHIVPTIDDKGLILWESRAILSYIVDKYAPGNPLYPKDVKERAIIDRLLYFDIGTLYKAITDYMYPTFFLGQPPDSEKKEAADKAIGFLEGFLSQTSYVAGNHLTIADFSIFASLTYPLFFDYGLTAFPKVTAWMNKIKSQVPEYKELIETPMTKMIESMKSDKQA, encoded by the exons ATGGgtattattttgtatgaaatggAATGCAGTCCTCCTTGTGCAGCTGTTCGGATGACTCTTGGTCACCTGGGAATCAAAGTTGAATCTAAGCTTCTTGATTATTATGCCAATGATCACATGAAACCTGAATATTTAAAG ATAAATCCGCAACATATTGTACCTACCATAGATGACAAGGGCCTGATTCTTTGggaaag cCGTGCTATCCTATCATATATAGTGGACAAGTATGCACCAGGCAATCCTTTATATCCTAAAGATGTCAAAGAAAGAGCCATTATTGATAGGCTCCTCTACTTTGATATTGGCACTCTCTACAAGGCTATAACTGATTATATG taTCCTACATTTTTCTTGGGCCAGCCACCTGACAGTGAAAAGAAAGAAGCTGCTGATAAAGCTATAGGATTTCTGGAAGGATTCCTCAGCCAAACTTCATATGTTGCTGGAAACCATTTGACCATTGCGGATTTCTCAATATTTGCAAGTCTCACTTACCCTCTC TTTTTTGACTATGGTTTAACTGCATTTCCTAAAGTGACTGCCTGGATGAACAAGATAAAATCACAAGTTCCTGAGTACAAAGAGCTAATCGAAACCCCAATGACCAAAATGATTGAAAGTATGAAGTCAGACAAACAAGCCTAA
- the LOC122273066 gene encoding zinc finger protein 271-like — translation MSFSQKSHLTEQGLVHVGEKLFSCGICNKSVSQKSYLIEHSCVHTGEKPHTCSICNKSFSYRSYLIEHRRVHTGEKPYSCSICNKSFSQRSHLTQHSRVHTDEKPHSCSICNKSFSRKISLTEHSRVHTGEKPHSCSICNKSFSHKSHLTKHSRVHTGEKPYSCSICNKSLSHKSYLTEHRRVYTGEKPYSCLCNVSFSRKSHLTKQGLVHIGEKPFSCGICNKSFSQQSYLIEHTRVHTGEKPYTCSICNKSFSHRSYLIEHRRIHTGEKPYSCSICNKSFSRKCHLTKHSRVHTGEKPYSCSICNKSFSLKSHLTIHSRVHAGEKPHSCSICNKSFSQKRYLTKHSRVHTGEKPYS, via the coding sequence AtgagtttttcacaaaaaagtcaTCTAACTGAACAGGGACTTGTTCACGTTGGAGAGAAACTTTTTTCTTGTGGTATATGCAACAAGAGTGTTTCGCAAAAAAGTTATCTAATTGAACACAGTTGTGTtcacactggtgagaaacctcATACTTGTAGTATATGCAACAAGAGTTTTTCGTACAGAAGTTATCTAATTGAACACAGACGTGTtcacactggtgagaaaccttattcttgtagtatatgcaaCAAGAGTTTTTCACAAAGAAGTCATCTGACTCAACATAGTCGTGTTCACACTGATGAGAAACCtcattcttgtagtatatgcaaCAAAAGTTTTTCTCGAAAAATTTCACTAACTGAGCACAGTCGTGTtcacactggtgagaaacctcattcttgtagtatatgcaaCAAGAGTTTTTCGCATAAAAGTCATCTGACTAAACACAGTCGTGTtcacactggtgagaaaccttattcttgtagtatatgcaaCAAAAGTCTTTCACATAAAAGTTATCTAACTGAACACAGGCGTGTTtacactggtgagaaaccttattcttgtttATGTAATGTGAGTTTTTCACGAAAAAGTCATCTAACTAAACAGGGTCTTGTTCACATTGGAGAGAAACCTTTTTCTTGTGGTATATGCAACAAGAGTTTTTCGCAACAAAGTTATCTAATTGAACACACTCGTGTtcacactggtgagaaaccttatacTTGTAGTATATGCAACAAGAGTTTTTCGCACAGAAGTTATCTAATTGAACACAGACGTATtcacactggtgagaaaccttattcttgtagtatatgcaaCAAGAGTTTTTCGCGTAAATGTCATCTGACTAAACACAGTCGTGTTCACAcgggtgagaaaccttattcttgtagcatATGCAACAAGAGTTTTTCGCTAAAAAGTCATCTGACTATACACAGTCGTGTTCACGCTGGTGAGAAACCtcattcttgtagtatatgcaacaagagtttttctcaaaaacgtTATCTAACTAAACACAGTCGTGTtcacactggtgagaaaccttattcttaa